In Bacteroides cellulosilyticus, the genomic stretch GCTTCTATGATAGGCATGGGGCTGACATTCGCCATCATGTTTAGACTGAAGTTCCGCTTTGCTTCGAAAACTTCATTGATGACGTGTAGCATTGCTCTGATTGTTTCTAATCTGATCTGTATGCAGACGCATAGCATTCCTGTGCTGGTGATCACCTGTTTTTTTGCAGGAATCTTCCGCATGTGGGCTACGTTCGAATGTAATTCTACCATTCAGCTATGGCTTACCCCTAAACGGGATTTGTCGGTGTTTTTCTGTTTTATCTATCTGTTGGTACAGAGTTGTATTCAGCTGTCGGGACTGATAACAGTCTATACAGCATTTTGGGCAAAGTGGGAGTATATGCATTGGCTGATTATTGGTTTATTGTTATTGGTGATGCTGGCTACATTATGTCTGTTCCGTAGTTATCGCTCTCTGCCGAAGTTGCCGTTGTTCGGTATCGATTGGTTGGGGGCTTTAATGTGGGGACTTGTGTTGTTGTGCATCCTCTTTGTCTGTGTGTATGGGGAACATTACGATTGGTATCAGTCTTTCCAGATCCGGGCGGCAACCGTCATCGGTATACTTATTCTTGCATTGAATTTGTGGCGTGCATCTTTCATTCGTCACCCGTTCATTGCTTTGAAGACCTGGACGTATCGTGCCGTATGGCTTCCCTTTATACTATACATAGTAATAGATATTTTGCTGGCGCCTTCGCATCTCTTTGAGCACATCTATATGGAGAGTATATTAGGGTATGATGCCCTGAATGTAATTTCGCTCAACTGGGTGGTATTGCTGGGAATTGCAGTGGGGGCAGGCTTCACCTTTTTCACTTTTTCCCGTCGTAAGTGGCGATATAAGACAATGACTGTGATTGCCTTCTCTTCCATTACCGGCTATCTGATGTATTTTTATTTCGGCATTGAGTATGCTTTGCCCAAGGAGACATTGTTTGTACCGCTGTTCCTGCGCAGTTTCGGGTATGTGATGATAGCTATTTGTTTCCTTACAGTGCTGTCTCGTGTCCCTTTCCAGCATTTCTTTCAGGCGGTGTCCGTACAGTCGTTTGTCAGTGCCGGATTTGGCGGGGCTTTGGGAACGGCTATACTGGGGCACGCTCTCAATGGGGCAATGGCGAAAAATTCGATGTTACTGGGTTCGGCAGTGGATCATGTAAATCCTTTCGTCAGCCGGATACCCCTCGGAGAACTGTACGGTGCTGTGCAGCAACAGGCTCTGATGGTTTCTATGAAAGAACTGTATGGCTGGCTCATTCTGATGGCTTTGTTCTGTCTGTTGGTATTCCTGATTTACGAGAGTGATATTCGTCCATATAAAGTACTGTATCCTACCTATCGTTCCATTCGCCGTTTTGTGAAGCATGAGTTGCGTATGGACAAAAAACTGGAAGCTACAGCATAGGTTGAGAATTTTTTGTTCTTGTATTGGATAGCTTTGAATAAAATTGGTAGGGAGAATAAGGTGAATTATTCTTATTTTTGCTGCCCGAAAGTGGACGTATATTCCACGAAATGTATAAGTTAAGTTTATATGGTAAAAGATAATTCAAAGCTGTTTATTCTAATTTTATTAGGTATGCTGACGGCCTTCGGGCCTTTTGTTACGGACATGTATCTGCCGAGTCTTCCGTCTATGGGAGAATATTTCAGTACAAGTTCTTCAATGGTTCAGTTAGGACTGACTGCCAGTATGATCGGACTGGCCGTCGGACAGATATTCTTCGGCCCTTTGAGTGACCGTTATGGTAGACGCATACCGTTGCAGGTTGCTATGTGGTTGTTTATTGTATCAACGATTTTCTGTTTGTTTGCGCAGAATATTCAGCAATTCGTCGTTTTCCGGTTGATACAAGGTATTGCCGGGGCAGGCGGTATTGTTATAGCCCGTTCCATTGCTACGGATAAATTTTCGGGCAAAGATCTGGCAAAGATGCTGGCGATCATTGGGGCCATCAACGGCATTGCTCCCGTGGTAGCGCCTATTATCGGAGGAGTGTTTACGGAAGCCATCGGTTGGCAGGGAATTTTCATAATTTTACTTGCATTGGGTGTGCTCCTTTTGATAGGATGTATGCGTTTCCGGGAATCACTTCCAGTGGAAAATCGTCTGGCTACGAAATGGGCGGATACCTTTAATAGTTTCAAGGTGGTGCTTCGCAATAAACAGTATGTCGGTTATGTGCTACAACTCGCTTTTGCACAAGGAGTGCTGTTTGCTTATATTGCTTCCTCACCTTTTATAATCCAGCAACATTATGGCTATTCGCCCTTTGCTTTCAGCATTTGTTTCAGTATTAACGCCATTGCCATCGGTGGTGCGGCGGCATTTTCCGTGAAGTTTCGCCGGCCTGCAAACGGAACGCTGGTCGGTTGTATGGGTATGCTTATTTTTTCTTTACTCGAATGTTCCGCTTTGGCTTTGGGTTGCAGCTTCTGGATTTATGAACTGCTGCTGATAGCGGTTCTTTTTATGATGGGAATGACGTTTACCACCTCTACTGCATTAGCCATGGAGTGTGAGCGCACGAATGCCGGAACAGCTTCAGCACTGTTGGGTGCTGTTTGCTTTTCGTTCGGCGGCATTGTCTCTCCTCTGGTAGGCATTGGAAATATACTGGTTTCCACAGGGGTTATATTTGTTATCTGTTCTCTCTGTTCCCTTTCCTGTATTTTGTTGGCTTTAGGCAGAAGGCGTACGAAGCTTTACTTCGCATTCAGTACATCCCAGAAGCGTTGAGGCAGGTGAATGTTAGGAATATCCGCAGCCTCTTTAAATAAAGGAGCGATCTCTTTCGGGGCGAATCCGGCAATGCCGCATCCTATCTCTGTAACGAGGAAAATATATTGTGAGTGCTCCTTGGCAAAGCGGATAAACTCATCTACATAAGGTCTGATGGCTTCCGGTCCACCATGCATGGTCGGAATGCCATAGGTCTGTCCCTGTAATCCGGTTCCTTGTCCCCAGATGGCTCCCCATTTTTTCCATGCCAGATAAGCGGCTCCGCCGCCATGCGCGCCTTCCAGGTTGCTGCCAAAAACGAATATTTCGTCCGGATGTAGTTCTGTGATACGATTAGAGGTAATTCTTGTTTTCATACTTTTGTGATTAGGTCATAATTAGTTTTTTCTTCTTTTCTTCATTTTTAAACTCTTGCTTTTCAGCAAAAGTAACCTTTAGGTAACTATCTTACTGGTTTGTAACTTCTTGTTTATAAGTAAAATAGTATATAGCTTTGCATCATCGGAAAGTCACTGACTGCATTTGCGAAGTTAGTGAAAAAACTGATGAATGCAACTATTTTATAAACAATTTAAAAGCAAAAAAACAATGAAAGAACTTGCAGTAAAGAATTACAAGACCGCAGAAGGTCAGAAAATCAACCAGGGTGGTAATGAATTTACAGTGAAACCGATTGTTGAGCAAGCGGATGTGGACCAATGCCGTGTGAACTTTGTAGAAGTGGAACCGGGTAATTTTGCCTATGGATATCATTATCATGAAACGGACGAAGAGGTGTTCTATATCATCAGTGGTACAGGAATTGTCCGCACAGCAAATGGGGATGTGACGGTGAAGGCCGGTGATGCAATAACTTTCCCTACAGGCCCTGGAGGTGCACATGTCATTCGTAACGGTTCGGATACGGAAAAGCTGGTTTATATTGACTTCGATACGAATAATCTTCCGGAGATTGTACATTTCCCCGATACGAATCAAGTGATGGCCTACGGAAAATTCTCTAATGGCATTTATGATAAGAAGTAAATATCTGAAGAAGTCATATATAGGATAATCCTATATCTAAGCGGTACATTTGTACCCTCATTTATATCTGAAACGATAGGTCGTGGCAATAGCCCTTCCACCCGCTAACTCCGATGAATAAGGAGATACAGAGGTGTGGAAGGGGGATGCTTTATACCTCTTTTACAGATTCAGAAGCTAAAGAAGTTGGCATACTATGGGAGACTTCTAATTTTTATTGTAATTTTGCGTAATGCATTACTCTAAATAAATTTAGGATATGAAGATCAGAGAAATAACCTTGGATGATATCGACCTTCTCGTTAGGCTCAGATTCGATTTTATCAATATGATTGGAGTTGAATTATCCGATGAGCAAGAAGCTGCACTTAAAAAGCAATTGAATGAATATTATCGGAAACATATTTCTCTGGGAGATTTCGTTGCTTTTCTTGCAGTAGGGGAGGAGGAGGTTATGGCAGCCGCTTTCATGGTTATAAATGAGAGGCCTGCTGGAGGCGCTTTTATTACAGGTATTACAGGTACTCTGCTGAATGTAATCACTTACCCTGCATATAGGAAAAAAGGATATGCAACATTACTTATTGAAGCCTTGATTCAAAGAGCAAGGGAACTGAATGTTACAGCTATTGATCTCAATGCAACCCAAATGGGGGAAAAGGTATATCAAAATTTAGGTTTTCTGCCTATTAAAGATGTCGCTATGCGTTTGAAGTTAGAATATTAAAGATATAAGAAATATGGAAATCGATTTAACGACTCCGGCTCTGTTGTTTTCGGCAATTTCATTGATTATGTTGGCTTATACCAACCGTTTTATGTCGTATGCCCAGTTGGTACGTACTTTGAAGGAACAATACCGGGAAAATCATTCGTCGGTAACTGCGGCACAGATTGCCAATCTTCGTAAACGTCTGTATCTGACGCGTGCCATGCAGGTGACAGGGACAGGCAGCTTATTGCTGTGTGTCGTAAGCATGTTCTTTATTTATATACAACTTTATCTTGTATCCATCTATATCTTTGGACTGGCAATGGTGTTGCTGATTATCTCTCTGGCTATCTCTGTGTACGAGATTTATATTTCGGTGAAGGCTTTAGAGATACATCTGAATGATATGGATGAATAATCGGATAGAATGAGTAACCTTGTCCCCATATTAGGAGTGAACAGGCACCGCCTGCTGATTGACGGTGAGGGAGTGACCACATTGGTGGCTTTTCATGGTTGTCCTTTGCGTTGCAAGTATTGTTTGAACCCCCAGTCTCTATCCGATGATTTTGATTTCCCGCTTTATTCCTGCGAACAACTGTATGAGAGAGTGAAAATAGATGAGCTTTACTTTCTTGCAACCCGTGGCGGCATTACCTTTGGTGGTGGTGAACCTTGTCTGCGGAGTGAATTTATCAGCCGTTTCCGGGAACTTTGTGGGAAAGAGTGGAGGATTACAGTAGAAACAT encodes the following:
- a CDS encoding GNAT family N-acetyltransferase → MKIREITLDDIDLLVRLRFDFINMIGVELSDEQEAALKKQLNEYYRKHISLGDFVAFLAVGEEEVMAAAFMVINERPAGGAFITGITGTLLNVITYPAYRKKGYATLLIEALIQRARELNVTAIDLNATQMGEKVYQNLGFLPIKDVAMRLKLEY
- a CDS encoding cupin domain-containing protein; its protein translation is MKELAVKNYKTAEGQKINQGGNEFTVKPIVEQADVDQCRVNFVEVEPGNFAYGYHYHETDEEVFYIISGTGIVRTANGDVTVKAGDAITFPTGPGGAHVIRNGSDTEKLVYIDFDTNNLPEIVHFPDTNQVMAYGKFSNGIYDKK
- a CDS encoding radical SAM protein, translated to MSNLVPILGVNRHRLLIDGEGVTTLVAFHGCPLRCKYCLNPQSLSDDFDFPLYSCEQLYERVKIDELYFLATRGGITFGGGEPCLRSEFISRFRELCGKEWRITVETSLNVPRKFLEILLPVVDDYIVDIKDTNDEIYQNYTGRSNHQVLENLRWLIEHGKAGQITVRIPLIPQYNKEEDTTHSIDLLRSMGLSHFDVFTYRT
- a CDS encoding DUF2721 domain-containing protein — translated: MEIDLTTPALLFSAISLIMLAYTNRFMSYAQLVRTLKEQYRENHSSVTAAQIANLRKRLYLTRAMQVTGTGSLLLCVVSMFFIYIQLYLVSIYIFGLAMVLLIISLAISVYEIYISVKALEIHLNDMDE
- a CDS encoding multidrug effflux MFS transporter, giving the protein MVKDNSKLFILILLGMLTAFGPFVTDMYLPSLPSMGEYFSTSSSMVQLGLTASMIGLAVGQIFFGPLSDRYGRRIPLQVAMWLFIVSTIFCLFAQNIQQFVVFRLIQGIAGAGGIVIARSIATDKFSGKDLAKMLAIIGAINGIAPVVAPIIGGVFTEAIGWQGIFIILLALGVLLLIGCMRFRESLPVENRLATKWADTFNSFKVVLRNKQYVGYVLQLAFAQGVLFAYIASSPFIIQQHYGYSPFAFSICFSINAIAIGGAAAFSVKFRRPANGTLVGCMGMLIFSLLECSALALGCSFWIYELLLIAVLFMMGMTFTTSTALAMECERTNAGTASALLGAVCFSFGGIVSPLVGIGNILVSTGVIFVICSLCSLSCILLALGRRRTKLYFAFSTSQKR